A single window of Mugil cephalus isolate CIBA_MC_2020 chromosome 1, CIBA_Mcephalus_1.1, whole genome shotgun sequence DNA harbors:
- the LOC125023647 gene encoding Fc receptor-like protein 5, with translation MEGTSVQRLLALGSLLCCTTNQARLTVSPSSSQFFKRDFVSLSCEEDDSSAGWTLRRNTTTGQRTRCGADWGKPASSSCNISYIVPWDSGVYWCESREGATSNSINLTVSGGPVILQSPVLPVMEGDDVTLTCKTKTTPSILSASFYKDGSLIIAESTGHMTIHHVTRSDEGLYKCKIISHGESPSSWITVTGEELHFDFNSYFIHMFI, from the exons ATGGAGGGAACATCTGTCCAGAGGCTGCTGG CTCTGGgctctctgctgtgctgcacaacaaaccaag CTCGTCTGACTGTGAGTCCCAGCAGCTCTCAGTTCTTTAAAAgagactttgtgtctctgagctgtgaggaggacgacagctctgctggatggactCTGAGGAGAAATACTACCACAGGACAGAGGACTCGGTGTGGAGCTGACTGGGGAAAACCAGCTAGTTCTTCCTGTAACATCAGCTACATCGTCCCATGGGACAGTGGAGTTTATTGGTGTGAGTCCAGAGAGGGAGCAACCAGTAACAGCATCAacctcactgtctctg gtggaccagtgatcctgcagagtcctgtcctccctgtgatggagggagatgacgtcactctgacctgtaaaacaaagaccactccctccatcctctcagctTCTTTCTATAAAGATGGCTCTTTGATCATAGCTGAGTCTACAGGCCACATGACCATCCACCATGTTACCAGGTCTGATGAAGGCCTCTACAAGTGTAaaatcatcagtcatggagagtctccatccagctggaTCACTGTCACAGGTGAGGAGCTTCACTTTGATTTCAACTCTTATTTCATCCACATGTTCATCTGA
- the LOC125023656 gene encoding low affinity immunoglobulin gamma Fc region receptor II-like: protein MKGGLRDDNRESTKEYGVEDGVKGCTKVREDEARLTVSPSSSQFFKEDFVSLSCEEDDSSAGWTLRRNTTTEQRTQCGADWGKAAGSSCDISGIFPLDSGVYWCESREGGTSNSINLTVSGGPVILQSPVLPMMEGDDVTLLCKTKTTPSILSASFYKDGSLIKPESTGHMTIHHVTRSDEGLYKCNIISHGESPSSWITVTGEELHFDFNSYFIHMFI, encoded by the exons ATGAAGGGCGGTCTGAGAGACGACAATAGAGAGTCTACTAAGGAGTATGGGGTGGAAGATGGTGTCAAAGGCTGCACTAAGGTCAGGGAGGATGAAG CTCGTCTGACTGTGAGTCCCAGCAGCTCTCAGTTCTTTAAAGAagactttgtgtctctgagctgtgaggaggacgacagctctgctggatggactctgaggagaaacaccacCACAGAACAGAGGACTCAGTGTGGAGCTGACTGGGGAAAAGCAGCTGGTTCTTCCTGTGACATCAGTGGCATATTCCCATTGGACAGTGGAGTTTACTGGTGTGagtccagagagggaggaaCCAGTAACAGCATAAacctcactgtctctg GTGGACCAGTGATCCTGCAGAGTCCTGTCCTCCCTatgatggagggagatgacgtcactctgctctgtaaaacaaagaccactccctccatcctctcagctTCTTTCTATAAAGATGGCTCCTTGATCAAGCCTGAGtctacaggtcacatgaccatccACCATGTTACCAGGTCTGATGAAGGCCTCTACAAGTGTAacatcatcagtcatggagagtctccatccagctggaTCACTGTCACAGGTGAGGAGCTTCACTTTGATTTCAACTCTTATTTCATCCACATGTTCATCTGA
- the LOC125023700 gene encoding Fc receptor-like protein 5 codes for MLDNVLSELLCVTSLDSRLTVSPSSSQFSEGDFVSLSCEEDDSSAGWTLRRNTTKRQRTQCGAGWGKAAGSSCNISYTFPSDSGVYWCESREGATSNSINLTVSGGPVILQSPVLPVMEGDDVTLLCKTKTTPSILSATFYKDGSLIRTESTGHMTIHHVTRSDEGLYKCYISSHGESPSSWITVTGEELHFDFNSYFIHMFI; via the exons ATGTTAGACAATGTGTTGTCGGAGTTGCTGTGTGTCACCAGTCTAGACT CTCGTCTGACTGTGAGTCCCAGTAGCTCTCAGTTCTCTGAAGgagactttgtgtctctgagctgtgaggaggacgacagctctgctggatggactctgaggagaaacaccacCAAACGACAGAGGACTCAGTGCGGAGCTGGGTGGGGAAAAGCAGCTGGTTCTTCCTGTAACATCAGCTACACCTTCCCATCAGACAGTGGAGTTTACTGGTGTGAGTCCAGAGAGGGAGCAACCAGTAACAGCATCAacctcactgtctctg gtggaccagtgatcctgcagagtcctgtcctccctgtgatggagggagatgacgtcactctgctctgtaaaacaaagaccactccctccatcctctcagctACTTTCTATAAAGATGGCTCCTTGATCAGGACTGAGTCTACAGGTCACATGACTATCCACCATGTTACCAGGTCTGATGAAGGCCTCTACAAGTGTTACATCAGCAGtcatggagagtctccatccagctggaTCACTGTCACAGGTGAGGAGCTTCACTTTGATTTCAACTCTTATTTCATCCACATGTTCATCTGA